GATCTATGGTTCTAAGAGCTATAATTATTTCTGATGTCCGTTCCCTCGAGCACGCTTCGGGTCTTCGCCTCCAAACCATTCATGCGTTTTGCGCGGCGATTTGGTATCAGCGACGCTGAGCTGTGGGCAGGCGGTGAATGAGGATTACGACGCTGATTTGGGCGGCGGGGTCTTCAAATTCCGGCTGGCACGACAGGGAGAGGGAACCAGCGGTGGAGCTCGCGCCATGGTTGCGATGAAAGTGGGCCAGCGAGTTGTGCTGATGTTTGGCTTTGAGAAGAAAGATCAGGCCAGCATCAAAGCCGACGAGCTGCGGGCGTTCCGCAAGGCAGCCCGTGTCTACCTTGGTTACAGCGAAGAAGAGATGGTGGCTATTGTGCGGGAAAAGTCCCTTTCAGAAATTGCAAAAACAAACCTTGGGAGAGGAGAAAAACATGGCAAAAGCGTATAAGAGCGAAGCCCTTGCTGCGATACACGAGAGCATGGCGGATCTGCACAAGATCGGCATGCTCGGCTCGAAGACCATGAGGGAATTTGACCAGGCGTGCCTGACTCCGGTGCTGGAATTGTCGCCGGCAGCTATTCGTCGCATTCGCACGAAAGCGGCCGTGAGTCAGGCAGTCTTTGCCGCGCACTTGAATGTGACTACTGGCGTGGTCAGCAAATGGGAGCGTGGCGAAAAACAGCCGCGAGGGCCGGCGGCAAAGCTGCTCACCCTTGCTGCCAAGCACGGCCTCGAAGCCATTGCTTGAGAAGGCGGATAAGCGTCACCAGCTGCGGATCGTCTCCTCAAAACGCCTTGCGTCGCTCAGGGGGCGGGAAGCTGATTCCTGAGGCATGGGAGGCCCTGTTGGGAGGTTGCTCTAACCCCGTTTCTCCGGAAAAGACTTCTGCAACCTTTGCCGCGCGATGCTGTTTATCTGCATAGGCGGTTCGGGCCGGAAGAGGGGGCAGAGAGATGAAAAGAATCCTTGCAGGTGCGCTTGTTCTGTTTGCCAGCGGAGGGCTGCTTGGCTGCGTCGATCACCAGCAGTACATGATGTCCGCGCCTCCGCCTCCACCACCACCTCCGGGGATGGACTATCGCCAGCCACTGGTGGACACGGCAGAGCGCAATGGCTTTGCCGATGGCGCGAGAGATGGCCAGCGGGACCGCTACGAAGGCCACAGCTATCGTCCGACTCACGGTGATCGCTATGAGGATGCTCCTGGATATTTTCGCGAGCTGGGCGGGGACCGGGATACCTATCGCTCCTATTACCGGGATGGCTATCTCCGCGGCTACCATAGCGGCTATACCCGCGGCTAAAACAACCCCATACCTGAGCCGCGGTACACAGCGGAACGAATAGATCCGCAGAAAGAAGTGGCGCCGCAAGAAGAGAACGGCGAAGCAGGGTGCGGCGCGTTGTGAGCATTCGCAACTCCTAATAGTTCGGCTTCGAAATAGTCAGCGATGGCTTTCCCAGAGTCAAACAGTTTCGTAACTGTCTCAGGAGCCCCTGCCTGCTTCGCGTCAGCAGCATGAAGTTCTCCACTCCCTTGCCGATAGGGAGAGAGGAGGACTCGTATGCTACAGCTCGAGGATGCAGCCATCTGCCGTGCGGTTATTGACAGCCTCGAGCTGGGAGTGCAGGTAGTGGACCGCAAGTTGCGGATTGGTTATTGGAGCCGCGGCGCGGAGAAGATCACCGGCTACTCCAGTGCCGAGGTTCTGGACCGCCAATGCTGTGACGACCTGTGTCTCCACTGCAATGCGGCCGTGCCGCAGGAGGCGCATTCCGCCGCGTGTCCGTTAAAGATGACGATGGAGGACGGCGAGGGCCGCTCCACCCATGTATATCTGCGACACAAACTAGGGCATACCGTGCCGGTGCGCAGCAGGACACGCGTGCTGCGCGGTAGCAAAGGTGAAGTCGTCGGTGCGGTGGAATCCTTTCTGGAATTGCAGGCAGAGGTTGGGGAATCGTCCGACGGGATGCCCGCGTTGCAGGCAAGGCCACGATCGCGTGAGGAAGTGGAGTTGTGGCTGGAGCGGAGCCTGCAGATGCTGGCTTATGACCCACAGCCTTTTGGCGTGCTTCAGATTGAGGTGGATCAGCTCCC
This Acidisarcina sp. DNA region includes the following protein-coding sequences:
- a CDS encoding type II toxin-antitoxin system RelE/ParE family toxin; translation: MNEDYDADLGGGVFKFRLARQGEGTSGGARAMVAMKVGQRVVLMFGFEKKDQASIKADELRAFRKAARVYLGYSEEEMVAIVREKSLSEIAKTNLGRGEKHGKSV
- a CDS encoding DNA-binding transcriptional regulator, with the protein product MAKAYKSEALAAIHESMADLHKIGMLGSKTMREFDQACLTPVLELSPAAIRRIRTKAAVSQAVFAAHLNVTTGVVSKWERGEKQPRGPAAKLLTLAAKHGLEAIA
- a CDS encoding GGDEF domain-containing protein, whose product is MLQLEDAAICRAVIDSLELGVQVVDRKLRIGYWSRGAEKITGYSSAEVLDRQCCDDLCLHCNAAVPQEAHSAACPLKMTMEDGEGRSTHVYLRHKLGHTVPVRSRTRVLRGSKGEVVGAVESFLELQAEVGESSDGMPALQARPRSREEVELWLERSLQMLAYDPQPFGVLQIEVDQLPRLRLTHGHDATEALMRVVTQTLVCTLHTSDVFGRAGDSGFLVIARDANERVLEMDADFLRTLAKSVEFHWWGDRIPITISVGGTMAGAGDCPQSVLARVTAAIDRSISEGGDKAIIVDSRDSGRNSG